From Salvia splendens isolate huo1 chromosome 3, SspV2, whole genome shotgun sequence, a single genomic window includes:
- the LOC121794701 gene encoding RING-H2 finger protein ATL70-like, protein MNSTTDSGGFLGSESIGGFGYGIGVSVGILLLITTITLASYYCTRNTSTAPAMLLPQAQRHDPGALAGEGGLDEATLTAYPKLLYSKVKKHKDSSTAACCSICLADYKPTDMLRPLPDCGHFFHLRCVDPWLRLHPTCPLCRTSPLSTPLAEVVPLATRPGG, encoded by the coding sequence ATGAATTCCACGACCGACTCCGGCGGGTTCCTCGGGTCGGAGAGCATCGGCGGGTTCGGGTACGGCATCGGCGTGTCCGTTGgcatcctcctcctcatcaccACCATCACCCTCGCCTCCTATTACTGCACCCGCAACACCAGCACAGCCCCCGCCATGCTCCTCCCCCAGGCCCAGCGCCACGATCCCGGGGCCCTGGCGGGGGAGGGCGGGCTCGACGAGGCCACCCTCACCGCATACCCGAAGCTGCTCTACTCAAAGGTGAAGAAGCACAAGGACTCTAGTACGGCCGCCTGCTGCTCCATCTGCCTCGCCGATTACAAGCCCACCGACATGCTTAGGCCTCTTCCCGACTGCGGCCATTTCTTCCACCTCAGGTGCGTCGATCCGTGGCTGCGCCTCCACCCCACCTGCCCCCTCTGCCGCACCTCCCCGCTCTCCACGCCGCTCGCGGAGGTGGTGCCGCTCGCCACCAGACCCGGTGGatga